In a single window of the Zea mays cultivar B73 chromosome 5, Zm-B73-REFERENCE-NAM-5.0, whole genome shotgun sequence genome:
- the LOC103627659 gene encoding aspartyl protease family protein At5g10770, translating into MSRASHRRGRRPDSSSLFRHRLLSPPPPPPPPFCSEPNQGAMSSPAVRRVVLLSSLLCAGALGFLPCSHAAAVAPGYVAVSAASFVPSSTCSSPDPVPPQRRNGTSAVLRLTHRHGPCAPSRASSLAAPSVADTLRADQRRAEYILRRVSGRAPQLWDSKAAAAAATVPASWGYDIGTLNYVVTASLGTPGVAQTMEVDTGSDLSWVQCKPCSAAPSCYSQKDPLFDPAQSSSYAAVPCGGPVCAGLGIYAASACSAAQCGYVVSYGDGSNTTGVYSSDTLTLSASSAVQGFFFGCGHAQSGLFNGVDGLLGLGREQPSLVEQTAGTYGGVFSYCLPTKPSTAGYLTLGVGGPSGAAPGFSTTQLLPSPNAPTYYVVMLTGISVGGQQLSVPASAFAGGTVVDTGTVVTRLPPTAYAALRSAFRSGMASYGYPTAPSNGILDTCYNFAGYGTVTLPNVALTFGSGATVTLGADGILSFGCLAFAPSGSDGGMAILGNVQQRSFEVRIDGTSVGFKPSSC; encoded by the exons ATGTCTCGCGCGTCGCACCGCCGAGGACGGCGCCCCGATTCGTCCTCCTTATTTAGGCACCGTCTtttgtccccccccccccccccccccccccctttctgTTCCGAGCCGAACCAAGGCGCCATGAGCTccccggccgtgcgccgcgtcGTACTCCTCTCGTCACTCCTCTGCGCCGGAGCGCTCGGTTTCTTGCCCTGCTCCCATGCCGCCGCGGTGGCGCCCGGCTACGTCGCCGTCTCCGCCGCCAGCTTCGTGCCGTCCTCAACGTGCAGCTCCCCCGACCCAG TTCCGCCGCAGCGGCGGAACGGCACGTCCGCCGTGCTGCGGCTGACGCACAGGCACGGGCCGTGCGCCCCCTCGCGGGCGTCCTCGCTAGCGGCCCCGTCGGTGGCTGACACGCTGCGCGCGGACCAGCGCCGAGCGGAGTACATACTGAGGAGGGTGTCGGGGCGCGCGCCTCAGCTGTGGGACTccaaggcggcggcggcggcggcgacggtgcCGGCGAGCTGGGGGTACGACATCGGCACGCTCAACTACGTGGTGACGGCGAGCCTCGGCACGCCGGGCGTGGCGCAGACCATGGAGGTGGACACCGGCAGCGACCTGTCGTGGGTGCAGTGCAAGCCGTGCTCCGCGGCGCCGTCGTGCTACAGCCAGAAGGACCCGCTCTTCGACCCCGCCCAGTCGTCGTCCTACGCCGCCGTGCCGTGCGGGGGCCCCGTGTGCGCGGGGCTGGGCATCTACGCCGCGTCCGCCTGCTCGGCGGCGCAGTGCGGGTACGTGGTCAGCTACGGCGACGGGTCCAACACCACGGGCGTGTACAGCTCCGACACGCTGACCCTGTCGGCGAGCAGCGCGGTGCAGGGCTTCTTCTTCGGCTGCGGGCACGCGCAGAGCGGGCTGTTCAACGGCGTCGACGGGCTCCTGGGCCTCGGCCGCGAGCAGCCGTCGCTCGTGGAGCAGACGGCGGGCACCTACGGCGGGGTCTTCTCCTACTGCCTCCCGACGAAGCCGTCCACCGCGGGGTACCTCACGCTGGGCGTGGGCGGGCCGTCGGGCGCCGCGCCGGGCTTCTCCACGACGCAGCTGCTGCCGTCGCCGAACGCGCCGACCTACTACGTCGTCATGCTGACGGGGATCAGCGTCGGCGGGCAGCAGCTCAGCGTGCCCGCGTCGGCGTTCGCGGGCGGGACGGTGGTGGACACCGGCACGGTCGTCACCCGCCTGCCTCCGACCGCGTACGCGGCGCTGCGGTCCGCGTTCCGCAGCGGCATGGCCTCGTACGGGTACCCGACAGCGCCGTCGAACGGGATCCTGGACACCTGCTACAACTTCGCCGGGTACGGCACCGTGACGCTCCCGAACGTGGCGCTCACCTTCGGCAGCGGCGCGACCGTGACGCTGGGCGCCGACGGGATCCTGTCGTTCGGGTGCCTCGCGTTCGCACCCAGCGGCAGTGACGGTGGCATGGCCATCCTCGGCAACGTGCAGCAGCGCTCGTTCGAGGTGCGCATCGACGGCACCTCCGTTGGCTTCAAACCCAGCTCCTGCTAA
- the LOC100275204 gene encoding chloride channel protein CLC-f isoform X1 translates to MPENLQVQTRSVHRHRSAVAALPLQQPAALASGRPARRAQVAGQCDPWPVGSIGPCLCFITAVVPCSCSCSRGTSLSPDFPRRRRRPPRIRTDIRHAAFALVNLSALPPSLASAFPPASRSRCGSGSPDSGGDAGTMSSCDDDHASLLRSHAGASSPSCPSPRGSAGHQHHADVEADEATVTASPRLASGGGGVRGLLRNLERRMSARGSGPGRRQHQHYQQLDRSVAIESPPSQRQRERAAAGDDDELGDGAPPEWALLLIGCLLGLATGICVAAFNRGVHVIHEWAWAGTPNEGAAWLRLQKIADTWHRILLIPVTGGVVVGMMHGLLDIFEQLKLVKSGQRQGINFVGAIFPTIKAVQAAVTLGTGCSLGPEGPSVDIGKSCANACSEMMESNRERRIALVAAGAAAGIASGFNAAVAGCFFAIETVLRPLKAENSPPFTTAMIILASVISSTVSNVLLGARPAFIVPAYELKSAAELPLYLILGMLCGAVSVVFDRLVGWFSRFFGHIKEKFDFPIIVYPALGGLGAGIIALKYPGILYWGFTNVEEILHTGKSASAPGIWLLTQLAAAKVVATALCKGSGLVGGLYAPSLMIGAAVGAVFGGSAAYLINSALPGNAAVAQPQAYALVGMAATLASVCSVPLTSVLLLFELTKDYRILLPLMGAVGLAIWVPSVVNQPNDSEPSGFRTSRRGYSSMSPEERNGSLRQGDVVDDLELSIIQTDMSNYGTYNAEMLLDDLKVFQAMSKIYLKVLPSATVTEVLNLLHDRQQNCALVVDPEDFLEGIITLGDIRRMGYGLHVESFINGDHPKADYRGSERGLLTCFPDTDLTTAKSLMEARGIKQLPVVKRGVAHRTAGKRRPIALLHYDSIGCCVREEIENWKTIYQRLAC, encoded by the exons ATGCCTGAgaatctccaggttcagacccgtTCAGTTCACAGACACCGTTCAGCCGTTGCGGCGTTGCCGTTGCAGCAGCCAGCAGCGCTCGCCAGTGGACGACCAGCGCGCCGCGCGCAGGTCGCAGGTCAGTGCGACCCGTGGCCCGTGGGGTCGATCGGCCCTTGTCTCTGTTTCATCACTGCCGTAGTGCCGTGCTCGTGCTCGTGCTCGCGAGGTACCTCGCTCTCTCCTGACTTCCCGCGTCGGCGTCGCCGGCCTCCTCGTATAAGAACCGACATCCGACACGCCGCCTTCGCACTCGTCAACCTCTCCGCTTTGCCTCCCTCCCTCGCGTCCGCGTTCCCTCCCGCCTCCAGATCTCGATGCGGCAGCGGCTCCCCTGACAGCGGAGGCGACGCCGGCACCATGTCCTCCTGCGACGACGACCACGCCTCGCTCCTCAGATCCCACGCTGGGGCCTCGTCGCCGTCCTGCCCCTCGCCGCGCGGTTCGGcgggacatcagcaccacgccgacGTCGAGGCGGACGAGGCCACCGTCACCGCCTCCCCGAGGCTCGCCAGCGGCGGCGGGGGTGTGCGCGGTCTCCTGCGCAACCTCGAGCGCCGCATGTCCGCACGCGGATCTGGGCCTGGGCGTCGCCAGCACCAGCATTATCAGCAGCTCGATCGCTCCGTGGCGATCGAGTCGCCGCCGTCTCAGCGGCAGCGGGAGAGAGCGGCGGCGGGGGATGACGACGAGCTCGGGGACGGGGCGCCGCCCGAGTGGGCGCTGCTGCTCATCGGCTGCCTCCTCGGGCTCGCCACCGGCATCTGCGTCGCCGCGTTTAACCGCGGG GTTCATGTCATCCATGAATGGGCATGGGCAGGGACTCCCAACGAAGGTGCAGCATGGCTCCGCCTGCAGAAGATAGCTGATACTTGGCACAGGATACTGCTGATCCCGGTGACTGGGGGTGTGGTTGTAGGAATGATGCATGGGTTGCTCGATATATTTGAGCAGCTAAAACTTGTGAAATCAGGGCAGAGGCAAGGAATCAACTTTGTTGGAGCCATCTTCCCAACCATAAAGGCTGTCCAAGCTGCTGTTACCCTAGGGACTGGCTGTTCCCTGGGACCTGAAGGTCCTAGTGTGGATATTGGCAAATCGTGTGCAAATGCATGCTCAGAAATGATGGAGAGTAACCGGGAAAGGCGTATTGCACTTGTTGCTGCTGGCGCTGCTGCTGGCATTGCTTCAG GCTTCAATGCAGCAGTTGCTGGGTGCTTCTTTGCCATTGAAACTGTATTAAGGCCTCTTAAAGCAGAAAATTCACCTCCATTTACGACTGCAATGATAATATTGGCATCTGTTATATCATctactgtttcaaatgttttactTGGAGCCAGACCAGCTTTTATAGTGCCAGCATATGAGCTCAAATCTGCTGCCG AGCTACCATTGTACCTTATCTTAGGAATGCTATGTGGAGCGGTCAGTGTGGTATTTGATAGATTGGTTGGATGGTTTTCAAGATTCTTTGGGCACATAAAGGAAAAGTTTGATTTTCCTATAATAGTGTACCCTGCTTTAGGTGGGCTGGGAGCTGGTATCATAGCTCTGAAATATCCAGGGATCTTATACTGGGGTTTCACAAATGTTGAAGAAATATTGCATACCGGTAAAAGTGCTTCTGCTCCTGGTATCTGGTTGTTAACTCAACTGGCGGCTGCAAAGGTAGTTGCAACTGCTCTCTGCAAGGGCTCTGGGCTTGTGGGAGGACTATATGCTCCAAGCCTGATGATTGGGGCTGCTGTTGGAGCTGTTTTTGGGGGTTCAGCTGCTTATTTAATAAATTCAGCTTTACCTGGTAATGCTGCTGTTGCACAGCCACAAGCTTATGCTCTG GTTGGAATGGCTGCTACACTAGCTTCAGTCTGTTCAGTCCCATTGACTTCAGTACTGCTTCTCTTTGAACTGACAAAGGATTACAGGATTTTGCTTCCGCTCATG GGAGCAGTTGGGTTGGCAATATGGGTTCCTTCAGTAGTAAACCAGCCAAACGACAGTGAGCCTTCTGGGTTTAGAACATCCAGACGAGGTTATTCTTCAATGTCACCAGAAGAAAGAAATGGCAGCTTAAGGCAAGGTGATGTTGTGGATGATCTTGAGCTCAGTATTATACAAACTGACATGAGTAACTATGGAACTTATAATGCAGAAATGCTTCTGGATGATTTGAAG GTCTTCCAGGCCATGTCAAAGATATATCTCAAAGTGTTACCATCTGCTACAGTAACAGAAGTTCTTAATCTGTTGCATGATAGACAGCAAAATTGTGCCCTGGTTGTGGACCCTGAAGATTTTCTTGAAGGAATAATTACATTAGGGGATATACGGCGCATGGGATATGGGTTACATGTGGAAAGTTTCATCAATGGAGATCACCCCAAGGCTGAC TATCGTGGGAGCGAACGTGGATTGTTAACATGCTTTCCAGATACTGATTTGACCACTGCAAAGAGTCTTATGGAGGCCAGAGGGATAAAGCAACTGCCTGTAGTTAAGCGTGGTGTTGCCCATAGAACTGCAGGAAAGCGCAGGCCGATTGCCCTTCTACATTATGATTCTATTGGTTGCTGCGTGCG GGAGGAAATAGAGAACTGGAAGACCATATATCAGAGACTGGCTTGTTAA
- the LOC100275204 gene encoding Chloride channel protein CLC-f, with protein sequence MSSCDDDHASLLRSHAGASSPSCPSPRGSAGHQHHADVEADEATVTASPRLASGGGGVRGLLRNLERRMSARGSGPGRRQHQHYQQLDRSVAIESPPSQRQRERAAAGDDDELGDGAPPEWALLLIGCLLGLATGICVAAFNRGVHVIHEWAWAGTPNEGAAWLRLQKIADTWHRILLIPVTGGVVVGMMHGLLDIFEQLKLVKSGQRQGINFVGAIFPTIKAVQAAVTLGTGCSLGPEGPSVDIGKSCANACSEMMESNRERRIALVAAGAAAGIASGFNAAVAGCFFAIETVLRPLKAENSPPFTTAMIILASVISSTVSNVLLGARPAFIVPAYELKSAAELPLYLILGMLCGAVSVVFDRLVGWFSRFFGHIKEKFDFPIIVYPALGGLGAGIIALKYPGILYWGFTNVEEILHTGKSASAPGIWLLTQLAAAKVVATALCKGSGLVGGLYAPSLMIGAAVGAVFGGSAAYLINSALPGNAAVAQPQAYALVGMAATLASVCSVPLTSVLLLFELTKDYRILLPLMGAVGLAIWVPSVVNQPNDSEPSGFRTSRRGYSSMSPEERNGSLRQGDVVDDLELSIIQTDMSNYGTYNAEMLLDDLKVFQAMSKIYLKVLPSATVTEVLNLLHDRQQNCALVVDPEDFLEGIITLGDIRRMGYGLHVESFINGDHPKADDNSSSISSCLTRGFQYRGSERGLLTCFPDTDLTTAKSLMEARGIKQLPVVKRGVAHRTAGKRRPIALLHYDSIGCCVREEIENWKTIYQRLAC encoded by the exons ATGTCCTCCTGCGACGACGACCACGCCTCGCTCCTCAGATCCCACGCTGGGGCCTCGTCGCCGTCCTGCCCCTCGCCGCGCGGTTCGGcgggacatcagcaccacgccgacGTCGAGGCGGACGAGGCCACCGTCACCGCCTCCCCGAGGCTCGCCAGCGGCGGCGGGGGTGTGCGCGGTCTCCTGCGCAACCTCGAGCGCCGCATGTCCGCACGCGGATCTGGGCCTGGGCGTCGCCAGCACCAGCATTATCAGCAGCTCGATCGCTCCGTGGCGATCGAGTCGCCGCCGTCTCAGCGGCAGCGGGAGAGAGCGGCGGCGGGGGATGACGACGAGCTCGGGGACGGGGCGCCGCCCGAGTGGGCGCTGCTGCTCATCGGCTGCCTCCTCGGGCTCGCCACCGGCATCTGCGTCGCCGCGTTTAACCGCGGG GTTCATGTCATCCATGAATGGGCATGGGCAGGGACTCCCAACGAAGGTGCAGCATGGCTCCGCCTGCAGAAGATAGCTGATACTTGGCACAGGATACTGCTGATCCCGGTGACTGGGGGTGTGGTTGTAGGAATGATGCATGGGTTGCTCGATATATTTGAGCAGCTAAAACTTGTGAAATCAGGGCAGAGGCAAGGAATCAACTTTGTTGGAGCCATCTTCCCAACCATAAAGGCTGTCCAAGCTGCTGTTACCCTAGGGACTGGCTGTTCCCTGGGACCTGAAGGTCCTAGTGTGGATATTGGCAAATCGTGTGCAAATGCATGCTCAGAAATGATGGAGAGTAACCGGGAAAGGCGTATTGCACTTGTTGCTGCTGGCGCTGCTGCTGGCATTGCTTCAG GCTTCAATGCAGCAGTTGCTGGGTGCTTCTTTGCCATTGAAACTGTATTAAGGCCTCTTAAAGCAGAAAATTCACCTCCATTTACGACTGCAATGATAATATTGGCATCTGTTATATCATctactgtttcaaatgttttactTGGAGCCAGACCAGCTTTTATAGTGCCAGCATATGAGCTCAAATCTGCTGCCG AGCTACCATTGTACCTTATCTTAGGAATGCTATGTGGAGCGGTCAGTGTGGTATTTGATAGATTGGTTGGATGGTTTTCAAGATTCTTTGGGCACATAAAGGAAAAGTTTGATTTTCCTATAATAGTGTACCCTGCTTTAGGTGGGCTGGGAGCTGGTATCATAGCTCTGAAATATCCAGGGATCTTATACTGGGGTTTCACAAATGTTGAAGAAATATTGCATACCGGTAAAAGTGCTTCTGCTCCTGGTATCTGGTTGTTAACTCAACTGGCGGCTGCAAAGGTAGTTGCAACTGCTCTCTGCAAGGGCTCTGGGCTTGTGGGAGGACTATATGCTCCAAGCCTGATGATTGGGGCTGCTGTTGGAGCTGTTTTTGGGGGTTCAGCTGCTTATTTAATAAATTCAGCTTTACCTGGTAATGCTGCTGTTGCACAGCCACAAGCTTATGCTCTG GTTGGAATGGCTGCTACACTAGCTTCAGTCTGTTCAGTCCCATTGACTTCAGTACTGCTTCTCTTTGAACTGACAAAGGATTACAGGATTTTGCTTCCGCTCATG GGAGCAGTTGGGTTGGCAATATGGGTTCCTTCAGTAGTAAACCAGCCAAACGACAGTGAGCCTTCTGGGTTTAGAACATCCAGACGAGGTTATTCTTCAATGTCACCAGAAGAAAGAAATGGCAGCTTAAGGCAAGGTGATGTTGTGGATGATCTTGAGCTCAGTATTATACAAACTGACATGAGTAACTATGGAACTTATAATGCAGAAATGCTTCTGGATGATTTGAAG GTCTTCCAGGCCATGTCAAAGATATATCTCAAAGTGTTACCATCTGCTACAGTAACAGAAGTTCTTAATCTGTTGCATGATAGACAGCAAAATTGTGCCCTGGTTGTGGACCCTGAAGATTTTCTTGAAGGAATAATTACATTAGGGGATATACGGCGCATGGGATATGGGTTACATGTGGAAAGTTTCATCAATGGAGATCACCCCAAGGCTGAC GATAACTCTTCTTCCATTTCATCGTGTCTTACTCGAGGATTCCAGTATCGTGGGAGCGAACGTGGATTGTTAACATGCTTTCCAGATACTGATTTGACCACTGCAAAGAGTCTTATGGAGGCCAGAGGGATAAAGCAACTGCCTGTAGTTAAGCGTGGTGTTGCCCATAGAACTGCAGGAAAGCGCAGGCCGATTGCCCTTCTACATTATGATTCTATTGGTTGCTGCGTGCG GGAGGAAATAGAGAACTGGAAGACCATATATCAGAGACTGGCTTGTTAA